DNA from Acidimicrobiia bacterium:
GGCAAGGCCGCCGCCCCGACCAAGGGCCGTGACGGCAACAGCCACTTTGGGGTGGTCGACAAGGGCACCCTCATGGTGGTCTCGCCCCTCCCCGACGCGTACCCGGTGGCGATGGGATGCGCCCTGGCGTTCAAGCAAAAGTCGGAACGCCGGGTGGCGCTCGCCAACTGCGGCGAGGGTGCGACCGCAACCGGTACCTGGCACGAGGCCGTGAACATGGCCGCGGTGCTCCACCTGCCGATCGTGTTCACGGTGCAGAACAACCAGTACGCCTACTCCACCCCCAATGACCTGGAGTTCAACCTCTCCTATGTCGCCCACCGAGCCGACGGGTACGGGATCCCAGGAGTGGTGGTCGATGGAAACGACGTGCTCGAGTGCTACGCCGCCGCCAAGGAGGCGGTCGAGCGGGCCCGCAACGGCGAAGGCCCCACCCTCATCGAGGCGGTGACTTTCCGCCACTTCGGCCACGCCGGGCATGATCCCGCCGAGTATGTGAAGCCCGACGAGCGTGAGGCCTGGATGGCCAAGGATCCGCTTCCTCGGTTCGAGGAATTCCTCGGCTCGCGGGGGCTGCTCGACGAGACACGCCGCGCCGACATCGTCGGGCGGATCGAGGACAAAATCCGCAAGACGATCGAGTGGGCGCAGGAGCAAGCCGACCCGTCGCCCGAGTCGGTCTCGATGGACATCTTTGCGGTCCGCACCACCTCTGCTCCGGCCCCAACCGCGCCCGCCGGTGAGCCGGTGACCCTGCTCGACGCGGTGGCCCAGGCGCTGGACGAGGAGATGGAACGCGACGAGCGGGTCTTCATCCTGGGCGAGGACGTCGGACCTTTCGGGGGCGCGTTCAAGGTGACGAAGGGTCTCCACGAGAAGTACGGGCCCAATCGGGTGATCGACACGCCGATCGCCGAATCGGCCATCGTCGGCGGCGCGGTCGGGGCGGCACTGATGGGCCAGCTGCCGATCGTGGAACTCCAGTACACCGACTTCATCTATCCGGCCTTGGACCAAATCACCACCGAGGCCGCCAAGTACCACTGGAAGACCGGCAAGGCGGTCCCGATCGTGATCCGCGGCCCAAGCGGAGCGGGGCTTCGCGCCGGGCCGTTCCACTCCATCAGCCCGGAGGGGATGCTCGCCCACCACGCGGGCATCAAAGTGGTGGTCCCCAGCACTCCGACGGCCGCCAAGGGCCTGATGCTGGCGGCGATCCGAGATCCGAATCCGGTGATCTTTCTCGAACACAAGAAGCTCTATCGAAGTGTGAAAGAGGCGATCCCGCCGGGCGACTACGAGATCGCGATCGGCAAGGCACGCGTGGCTCGCGAGGGCGACGACGTGACGATCGTCACCTGGGGAGCAATGCTCCACACATCGCTGGAGGCTGCCGAGCGGCTCGCCGCCGAAGGCATCGAGCCTGAGGTCATCGACCTGCAGTCGGTGTCGCCGATCGACTGGGATGCGGTGTTCGCGTCGGTCGCCAAGACCTCGCGCCTCGTCGTGGTGCAGGAGGACGTGCCATTCGCCAGCATTGCGTCGGAAGTCGCCGCCCGGGTGGCCGCCGACGCATTCTGGGACCTCGACGCGCCAGTGATCCGCGTCACTCCGCCCCAAGCCCACATACCCTTTGCCGCAGTCCTTGAGGATGCGTTCGTGCCCCAGGCGGACGACGTCTTCGAAGCGGTCCGCAAGCTCGCAGACGTCTAGGAGGATCCATGTCGCACACGGTCACCATGCCCCAGTTGGGCGAGACGGTCACCGAGGGAACCATCCTCCGGTGGGCGAAGCAGGCCGGAGACACCATCAGTGAGGACGAGGTGCTCCTGGAGATCTCGACCGACAAGGTGGACACCGAGGTGCCTTCTTCGTGGTCCGGCACCGTGCTCGAGATTCTCGTGCCCGAGGGCCAAACGGTCGCCGTCGGCACCCCGCTGGCGATAATCGGTGAAGCGGGCGAATCGGTGGCCCCCGCCGCCACGCCTGCTGCCGAGCCCGCGGCGGCCACTGCCGAGCCTGCACCGGCGGCCGCAGCGCCGCCGGCGGTAGAGGCCCCTCCGCCGGTCGAGGTGCAAGATCCGCCGGCGGCGGCGCCCCCGGTGGTGGCACCGGCGACCAGCACCGCGCCCTCCGCCCCCGAGGCTCCGGCTGCCGGGAAAGTGGGGATGCTCTCACCGGTGGTGCGACGGATCGCCGCCGAGGCCGGGGTCGACCTCTCCCAGGTGGTCGGCACCGGCCGCGGGGGCCGGATAACTCGCAAGGATGTCGAGCAGTTCGTGGCGTCAGGCCCGGCGGTCGAGGCGCCGGCCGCTCCGGCTCCGGCTCCAGCCCCGGCAGCGGAGGCTCCGGCACCGGCCCCCGCCGCCCCGGTTGCCGATGTCGCCGCGGCAGAGGCTCCTGCTCCAGCGCCGACAGAGGCTCCGGCATCCACTCCCGAGGCTCCGGTGGCTCTTCCGGCTGCGGAAACCCCGGTGCCGGCGGCTCCCGCCGCCGTGCCCGCCGCCCCTGCGGCGGCTCCGACTCCCGCTGCGGCCCCACAGGCTCCGGCGGCGAAACCGGTGTCCGTCGCCGCGGCTGCTGGCGATCAGGTGGAGGATCTCGATCGGCTGCGGGTTCGTATCGCCGAGAACATGACCCGCGCCAAGCAGACGGCGGCCCATGTGTGGACCTCGGTAGAAGTGGACTACGAGGCCCTCGAGCGGGTTCGCCAGCGCCATCGGGACGCGTTCAAGGAGCGCGAGGGCTTCTCGCTCACCTACCTGCCGTTTATCAGTCGGGCCACCATCGACGCGCTCAACGCGTTCCCGGTGGTCAACTCGTCGTTCGATCTCCCCAACAAGAAGCGGGTCCTGCACGGGCAGATCAACCTGGGCTACAGCGTCGACCTCGATGAGGGCGGCCTGGTGGTGATGACCCTGCGGGGCACCGACGGCCTGCGGATGAAGGGCATCGCCCGCGGGGTGAAGCAACTCGCCGACAAGGCCCGCAGCGGGAAGATGGAGCCCGACGACCTCGCCGGGAGCACGTTCACCATCACCAACCCGGGGCCGTTCGGTTCGTTCATGTCGGTGCCCATCATCAATGTGCCCAACGTGGCGATCCTGTCGACCGACACCGTCGCCAAGCGGGCGGTGGTGATCACCGACAAGGACGGCAACGACGGGCTGGCGATTCATCACGTCGGGTACCTGGGGCTCACCTGGGACCACCGGGCGTTCGACGGATCGACCGCGGTGAAGTTCCTCGCGCGAATCAAGGAGAACCTCGAGACCTGGGATTGGGAACAAGAGCTGACATGACGCTGCTCCGGTCCCGCTGGTTGGGCCGCCTCCCGTACGAGGAGGCGTGGGACCTCCAGCGGGCCATCCACGAGGGTCGGGTCGAGGGGCGCACTACTGACGACTACCTGCTCCTGCTCGAACACCCGCCGGTGTACACCGTGGGCCGATTCGCCACAGGTGGCAGCATGCTCATCTCCGAACCGCAGGCGGCGGGGCTGGGGGCCGAGTTGTTCCGGGTGGATCGTGGAGGCGATGTCACCTTCCACGGCCCCGGCCAGCTCGTCGGCTACCCGATCTTCGGACTCGGGCCGAAGCCGGATGTGGTGGGCCATGTGCGACGGATCGAGGAGGCGCTGATCGGCGTCCTCGCCGACCTGGGGATCGAAGCGTGGCGCGAGGACGGATTCACCGGGGTGTGGACCGCCTCGGGCAAGGTGGCCGCCATCGGGGTGCGCACTGCCCGTCGGGTCACCATGCACGGCTTCGCGCTCAATGTCACCACCGACCTCGCGTGGTTCGGCCACATCGTCCCATGCGGCATCCCCGATCGTCCCGTCACCTCGATCGCGGAGATCCTCGGACGCAAGGTGTCGATCGAGGAAGTGGTCGACCTGCTCGTGACCCGTTTCGCCGCGGTGTTCGGGCATGACAAGGTGGAAGACCATCGGGCCGCCTTCACCCGGGGCACCGGCCGGGTCGCCCCCGCCTTCGATGTCGACGAGCTGGTCGCCTGCGGCACCTTCTCTCCGGAGAGCCGCAACCTGATTCCGATCACGGTCAAGGGCCGGCTGCCCGGCGAGCCCGAGAAGCCGCCGTGGATGAAGGTGCGGCTCGACCTGGGCCCCGGCTACCGCGACCTCAAGCGGCTGGTCGAGGGCCTGGACCTCAACACCGTGTGCGAGGAGGCGGGCTGTCCCAACATCTACGAGTGCTGGGGGAGTGGCACCGCCACCTTCATGCTGCTCGGCGACGTGTGCACCCGGGCGTGCGGGTTCTGTGACGTCAACACCGGGCGACCGGGGGCGGTCGATTGGGACGAGCCCAAGCGGGTGGCCGAGGCGGTGGCGTCCATGGCCCTCGAGCACGCCGTGCTCACCTCGGTGAACCGCGACGACCTGGCCGACGGCGGCTCGGAGATCTTCGCCGAGTCGATCAAGGAGATCCGCACCCGGCTCACCTGCGACGTCGAGGTGCTGGTCCCCGACTTCAAGGGCGATCGGGCCGCACTGCGGACGGTCATGGACGCCGCCCCCGAGGTGCTCAACCACAACACCGAAACCGTACTCCGCCTCCAGCGGGATGTGCGCACCGCCGCCAACTACGGGCGATCGCTGGCGCTGCTGGCCCGTGCCCGGTGGATGCGACCCGAGTCGCTGATCAAGTCGGGGCTGATCGTGGGAATGGGGGAGACCAGGGAAGAGGTGCTGTCGACGCTCGCCGACCTGCGGGCAGTCGGGGTCGACATCGTCACCATCGGCCAGTACCTCCGCCCCACCGCCCGCCATCGCAGGGTCGACCGCTACGTGCACCCCGACGAGTTCGCCGAGTACGCCGCGTACGGCCAGTCGGTTGGCCTGCGCCATGTGGAGAGCGGACCGCTGGTGCGGTCCTCCTATCACGCCAAGGAGTCGGCGCGAGCGGGTTGACGACCGCCGGTGAACCTGGAATAGTTAACCCGATGGTTAACTCTCGCACCCTCGACCGACGCCTGGCAGCCCTGTCGGATCCAACCCGGCGAGCGATCGTCGAGCGCCTTTCCGAGGGCGAGGCGACGGTCTCCGACTTGGCGTCCCCGTTCGCCATGTCGTTGCCGGCGGTGCTGAAGCATCTCGGCGTGCTCGAAGGTGCCGGGCTGATGCGGTCCCGCAAGGTGGGCCGGGTCAAGACCTGCCGGTTGGAGCCGGCGGCGCTCGTCGCGGTCGTCGCGTGGATCGACGACCGCCGCGCTGTGTGGGAGCAACGCCTCGACGCCCTGGAACACCACCTGGAGGAAGCATGACCGACACGATCGATGCCAAAGGGTTCGTCCTGCGCCGCCGCTACCGGGCCACCCGGGAGCGCCTGTTCCGGGCGTTCACCGACCCCGACGAGATGCGCGGCTGGTACGCCCCCGTCGTCGGTTGGGAGGTCTCGCACGCCGAGGTCGACCCCAGAGAGGGCGGCGGATACCACCTCGAATTCGGCCCGCCGGGCGGCGACCAGATCATCGAGAAGGGGATCTTCCGAGAGTTCGACTCACCGAACCGACTGGTGTTCGAGGTGGCGCTGTCGGGTGGGATCGACGAGGCCACCCGGGTCACCGTCGAGTTCCTCGACCACGGAGACGAGACCGAGGTAGTGGTCAGCGAGACCGGCTACTCCAGCGAGGAGATCTCCCGGCGGCACGCGGGCGGATGGACCACCATGCTCGAGCAGTTGCGCGGGGTGGTGGGCTGACATTCGTCTCGACGCTGTCACGGCTCCTGGTACCGCTCAAGGGGCGGCACCAGGAAGCCCTCGAACACCGACCGGCTAGGCGAATCACGAAATCTCCCCGAGTCTTGCGGCATGGACCATCATCGGGTATTCATCCGACCTTGTAGAGAACGCGGGACTTCCCTGTGCCTCGCAACTCATGGGTCCCGAACTCGACGAGAGCGATGTCGGCGTCGCTGACCAGCCCTGCCGTCACGTCCGAGATCAGAGTCTCTCCGGGGCCGGCCAGAGCGAGGATGCGGGCCGCCTCGTGGACGGTCACGCCGGAGATGTCTTCGCTGGCGAGGTCCACTTCGCCCGTATGGATGCCGATCCTGATGCGGAGGCCCAACGATCCCAGGGCCTCGTGGAGGGCGGGGGCGCATCTGATGGCGCGCGCCGCCCCGTCAAACGTCGCCAGGACGCCGTCGCCCGTGGTCGACACCAGGCGGCCCCGGAAGCGAGCAAGGGTGTCGCCAACGATGTTCCCATGCTGGGCGAGAAGCTCGCCCCATCGGGTTGGCCCGAGAGACGTCGCCGTTCCCGTGGAGTCGACCAGGTCGGTGAAAAGCACGGTGAGCAGGACCCGTCGGCTCAAACTGTCGAGCGGCGAGAGCCAGCTGCGTACCCCCGTCCAATCGATCGTCACGCACTCCTCACCGCCGACGATCCAGCCGTCGTGGTGGGCAGGGATGTCGAACACCTCCCCGGGGCCCACCTCGAACTCTTCGCCGGTCGCCAACTGCACATGCATTATTCCCGATACCAGCAGGCCGATGTGTCGGACCTCACACCACTCCGTTCCCACCAAAGGTGCGACATGGGTCGACCACCGGAAACCAGCGGCGTGGACCGTGCGCGCCAGCCCGAATCCGCCGATTTCGAGAATCTCGGAGTGCACCAATCCGGGCACGTCGACGACCTCGTCGGGTTCTGAGAAACGCCTTACGACTGGTTTCGAGTCCACGCGCCCCCTCGGCTCGCTCCAAGTCTGCCATCTAGTCGAGACGGCGCGCTGGTTGCTCGACGGTTGAGGGTCAGGGCCCGACCAGCGGGTAAAGCCACACCGCCGGATCGCCTACCGGTCGGGTTCCGTCCGCACCGGCCGCCACCAGGCCGGGTCCACCGGTGGTGACGGTGTTCATCCACCGATGCCCCGGCTCGGCGAAGGCGGCGGCTTCAATCTGAGCCCAGGTGGTCCCGTCGGCCGACAGCCAGACGGCCGGGATCCGGTTCCCGGCGATCGTCGTGTCGTAACCCACGGCGACGAAGCCTTGGGGGCCGTAGGTCATCGCCGACACCCGTTGCACCAGGGGAAGGGCAAACGTCTCCTCGGCGACCCGGGTCCACGCCTGCCCGTCGGTGGACACCCACACGGCCACGTCGTTGTCCACGCCGGGCCGGCCGAGGATGTTGGTACCCGCCGCCACGTACCCCTCGGGGCCGGCGCTCACCGCACTGACGAACTGCCAACCCGGGCCCTCGAAGATGGGGTCGTCGACGAGCGACCAGGAGAGCCCGTCAGGCGACACCCAGACCCGGGCGTCCATGTGGAAGAGCCCGAACTGGTTGGGCCAGTAGTTGGATCCAGCCGCGACGAGTCCATGCTCGCCCACCGTGATCGAGTAGATCCGCTGGTGGCCGAACCCTCCAAGGGCGGGATCGAACACCCGCCTCCACTGGAGGCCGTCGGGCGACACCCAGACGGCGGCGTCCACCTGGTTGCCCGACATGTCGTGACCCGCTGCGACGAAGCCGGAGTCGGTGGCGACGACCGTGCGAATCTCCTGGTCACCGTCGTCGTTGAATCCGGGATCCAGCACTCTGATCCATTCCGTTCCGTCGACCGATGCCCACACTGCGGCGTCGAAGTTCCCACCCGAGCCGTCGAAGCCGACCGCGATGATCCCCGGCCCGCCCCAGGCGAGGTCGTGGATCCCCTGGGCCTGCGGCCCCCCAAACAGGGGGCTGAGCACCCGGGTCCATGAGGTGCCGTCGGGGGAGATCCAGATGACGGCATCGGGGTCGGTCTGTGAAGAGTCGATACCGCTGGCGACGAGCCCGTCACCGGCCTCGATCACGTCGGTTATCCACTGGTACCCGTTGTCGAGCAGGGATTCGTCGTCGGTGCGGATCCACTCACCTACCCGCAGCGCCGGGAGCCCGGCGGTCGTCGTCACGTCGACCTGGATAGGCGCGCTGCGGCTACCCCCCGAGCACGAAGCGAGGAGCGTGGCGGCGAGGACGAGCGATCGGCGGACCAGGATGCCCTCCTGTCCACGGAGCTGGACCCGACCAGGATGCCAGATGTGGCGTCGCCGTGTGCCCCGGTGCCAGTTAGCCTCGATGACGATGTTCCCTGACTTCGACTACTCGTCTCGCCTCGACCGTTTGCGTGCCCTCATGGCGGGCCAGGCCGTCGAGGTCGCCCTTCTCTCCGTGGGGGCCGACCTTCCCTACTTCACCGGATATGAGGCGATGCCGCTCGAGCGGCTCACCATGCTGGTGGTGCCTGCCGACGACGAGGCCACCTTGGTCGTGCCCCGTCTGGAAGCCCCCCGAGTGATGGATCGCGGCGCCTTTTCAGTGCGGGACTGGGGGGAGACCGACGACCCGGTTGAGATCGTGGGCGGCATCGTGGGTCCCCGCACTCGTGCGGTGATCGCCGATCCCACCTGGTCGATCTTTCTGCTCGGTCTGCAGTCGCTCATCCCCAAGGCGTCGTTCGCCTCGGCGACCCCGCTGACGAGGGAGCTGCGGATGCGCAAGGAGCCCGAGGAGATCCGCTGGCTCCGCCATGCGGCCGAGGCCACCGATCGAGTGGTCGCACGGCTTGACGAGGTTTCCTTCGCCGGACGGTCCGAGCGGGCAGTGGCCGGCGACATCGCGGCCATGACCGTCGCCGAGGGGCACGACGTCTCGACTTTCACGATCCTGGCCTCTGGCCCCAATTCGGCATCTCCGCACCACGAGACCGGCGATCGGGTTGTCACCGAAGGCGACTCGATCGTGCTCGACTTCGGGGGCCGGGCGCACGGATACCACTCCGACACCACCCGTACGCTCCATGTCGGTCCGCCCTCCGCTCGGTACAGCGCGGCATTCGACGTGCTCGAGCGGGCGCAGGCTGCGGGCCGGGCCGCGGTGGTCCCCGGGGTGCCGGCCCAGGAGATCGATCGGGCCACCCGGGCCGCGATCGCCGACGCCGGATATGGCGATTTTTTCATCCATCGCACCGGGCACGGGATCGGTATCGAAGGTCACGAGCACCCGTACATCGTCGAGGGCAACGAACTCCCGGTCGAGACGGGCATGACCTTCTCGATCGAGCCCGGGATCTACGTGCCCGGCGAGTTCGGCATGCGGATCGAGGACATCGTGGCGGTAGGACCTGATGGCATCGACGAACTGAACCGGTCCGATCGCAGCCTGCGAGTGGTGGCATGACCACCGACCAGCTGGCCGTCGACACGATCAGAGCCCTGGCCATGGACGCCGTCCAGCGCGCCGAGAGCGGCCACCCGGGGATGCCGATGGGAATGGCCGACATCGCGGTGGTGCTGTGGACCCGCCACCTGATGGTGGACCCAACCGATCCGCACTGGCACGATCGCGATCGATTCGTGGTCTCCAATGGGCACGGCTCGATGCTCCTCTACTCGCTGCTGCACCTCGCCGGCTTCGACATCTCGATGGATGACATCCGGAACTTTCGGCAAATCGGATCACCGACCCCGGGGCACCCCGAACGGGACCAGGACCGTGGGATCGAGACCACCACCGGACCGCTCGGCCAGGGGTTCGGCACTGCAGTCGGGATGGCGATTGCAGAAGCCCACCTGCGTGCGGTCCTGGGCCCCGAGCTGGTGGACCATCGCACCTACGCCCTCGTCAGCGACGGCGACCTCATGGAGGGGATCTCATCCGAGGCAGCGTCGTTCGCCGGACGGCTGCGGCTGGGCCGGCTCGTCTACCTGTATGACGACAACGAGATCTCCATCGATGGCGACACCGACATCACATTCACCGAAGATGTCGGTGCCCGATTCGCCGCGTACAACTGGCACGTGCTCGATGTCGACGGGCACGACCGGGAGGCGGTGGACCAGGCCATCACGGCCGCCAAGGCTGACGATCGACCCAGCCTCATCGTCTGCCACACCAAGATCGCTCATGGCGCACCCACCAAGGAAGGCACCGCCGAGGCTCACGGCAACCCGCTCGGTGAGGAGGAGATCGCGGCCACGAAGCGGGGGATGGGGTGGCCGGTCGATTCCAAGTTCGAGGTACCCGACGAGGTTTACGCACTGTTCCGTGAAGCCATGGTCAAGGGCACAGCTGCCCGGAAGGAGTGGGAAGGACGGCGGGCCTCGGCGTCGGACGAGGAGTGGGACGCCTTCTTCGCTCCGCCACCGGTGGAAGTCGGCGACCTCGGATTCGCAGTCGGAGCATCGGTGGCCACCCGCAAGGCGTCGGGCAAGGCGATCAACGCCATCGCCCCGTTCTACCCGGGGCTCCTCGGCGGGTCGGCCGACCTCGCTCCATCGACCAACACCCTCATCGAAGGGAGTCCCGAGTTCCAGGACGACTACGCCGGCCGCAACTTCCGA
Protein-coding regions in this window:
- a CDS encoding dehydrogenase E1 component subunit alpha/beta — encoded protein: MIEAKGHAAELTEAQLISMYELMLTGRTLETRLHTMYRGGRLAGAVYPGVGQEAAQVGFAFALEKDDVFGPTHRDLLGQLTKGVTLEETLLNFYGKAAAPTKGRDGNSHFGVVDKGTLMVVSPLPDAYPVAMGCALAFKQKSERRVALANCGEGATATGTWHEAVNMAAVLHLPIVFTVQNNQYAYSTPNDLEFNLSYVAHRADGYGIPGVVVDGNDVLECYAAAKEAVERARNGEGPTLIEAVTFRHFGHAGHDPAEYVKPDEREAWMAKDPLPRFEEFLGSRGLLDETRRADIVGRIEDKIRKTIEWAQEQADPSPESVSMDIFAVRTTSAPAPTAPAGEPVTLLDAVAQALDEEMERDERVFILGEDVGPFGGAFKVTKGLHEKYGPNRVIDTPIAESAIVGGAVGAALMGQLPIVELQYTDFIYPALDQITTEAAKYHWKTGKAVPIVIRGPSGAGLRAGPFHSISPEGMLAHHAGIKVVVPSTPTAAKGLMLAAIRDPNPVIFLEHKKLYRSVKEAIPPGDYEIAIGKARVAREGDDVTIVTWGAMLHTSLEAAERLAAEGIEPEVIDLQSVSPIDWDAVFASVAKTSRLVVVQEDVPFASIASEVAARVAADAFWDLDAPVIRVTPPQAHIPFAAVLEDAFVPQADDVFEAVRKLADV
- a CDS encoding dihydrolipoamide acetyltransferase family protein; the protein is MSHTVTMPQLGETVTEGTILRWAKQAGDTISEDEVLLEISTDKVDTEVPSSWSGTVLEILVPEGQTVAVGTPLAIIGEAGESVAPAATPAAEPAAATAEPAPAAAAPPAVEAPPPVEVQDPPAAAPPVVAPATSTAPSAPEAPAAGKVGMLSPVVRRIAAEAGVDLSQVVGTGRGGRITRKDVEQFVASGPAVEAPAAPAPAPAPAAEAPAPAPAAPVADVAAAEAPAPAPTEAPASTPEAPVALPAAETPVPAAPAAVPAAPAAAPTPAAAPQAPAAKPVSVAAAAGDQVEDLDRLRVRIAENMTRAKQTAAHVWTSVEVDYEALERVRQRHRDAFKEREGFSLTYLPFISRATIDALNAFPVVNSSFDLPNKKRVLHGQINLGYSVDLDEGGLVVMTLRGTDGLRMKGIARGVKQLADKARSGKMEPDDLAGSTFTITNPGPFGSFMSVPIINVPNVAILSTDTVAKRAVVITDKDGNDGLAIHHVGYLGLTWDHRAFDGSTAVKFLARIKENLETWDWEQELT
- the lipA gene encoding lipoyl synthase, producing MTLLRSRWLGRLPYEEAWDLQRAIHEGRVEGRTTDDYLLLLEHPPVYTVGRFATGGSMLISEPQAAGLGAELFRVDRGGDVTFHGPGQLVGYPIFGLGPKPDVVGHVRRIEEALIGVLADLGIEAWREDGFTGVWTASGKVAAIGVRTARRVTMHGFALNVTTDLAWFGHIVPCGIPDRPVTSIAEILGRKVSIEEVVDLLVTRFAAVFGHDKVEDHRAAFTRGTGRVAPAFDVDELVACGTFSPESRNLIPITVKGRLPGEPEKPPWMKVRLDLGPGYRDLKRLVEGLDLNTVCEEAGCPNIYECWGSGTATFMLLGDVCTRACGFCDVNTGRPGAVDWDEPKRVAEAVASMALEHAVLTSVNRDDLADGGSEIFAESIKEIRTRLTCDVEVLVPDFKGDRAALRTVMDAAPEVLNHNTETVLRLQRDVRTAANYGRSLALLARARWMRPESLIKSGLIVGMGETREEVLSTLADLRAVGVDIVTIGQYLRPTARHRRVDRYVHPDEFAEYAAYGQSVGLRHVESGPLVRSSYHAKESARAG
- a CDS encoding metalloregulator ArsR/SmtB family transcription factor; this encodes MVNSRTLDRRLAALSDPTRRAIVERLSEGEATVSDLASPFAMSLPAVLKHLGVLEGAGLMRSRKVGRVKTCRLEPAALVAVVAWIDDRRAVWEQRLDALEHHLEEA
- a CDS encoding SRPBCC domain-containing protein, with translation MTDTIDAKGFVLRRRYRATRERLFRAFTDPDEMRGWYAPVVGWEVSHAEVDPREGGGYHLEFGPPGGDQIIEKGIFREFDSPNRLVFEVALSGGIDEATRVTVEFLDHGDETEVVVSETGYSSEEISRRHAGGWTTMLEQLRGVVG
- a CDS encoding adenylate/guanylate cyclase domain-containing protein, translating into MDSKPVVRRFSEPDEVVDVPGLVHSEILEIGGFGLARTVHAAGFRWSTHVAPLVGTEWCEVRHIGLLVSGIMHVQLATGEEFEVGPGEVFDIPAHHDGWIVGGEECVTIDWTGVRSWLSPLDSLSRRVLLTVLFTDLVDSTGTATSLGPTRWGELLAQHGNIVGDTLARFRGRLVSTTGDGVLATFDGAARAIRCAPALHEALGSLGLRIRIGIHTGEVDLASEDISGVTVHEAARILALAGPGETLISDVTAGLVSDADIALVEFGTHELRGTGKSRVLYKVG
- a CDS encoding Xaa-Pro peptidase family protein gives rise to the protein MFPDFDYSSRLDRLRALMAGQAVEVALLSVGADLPYFTGYEAMPLERLTMLVVPADDEATLVVPRLEAPRVMDRGAFSVRDWGETDDPVEIVGGIVGPRTRAVIADPTWSIFLLGLQSLIPKASFASATPLTRELRMRKEPEEIRWLRHAAEATDRVVARLDEVSFAGRSERAVAGDIAAMTVAEGHDVSTFTILASGPNSASPHHETGDRVVTEGDSIVLDFGGRAHGYHSDTTRTLHVGPPSARYSAAFDVLERAQAAGRAAVVPGVPAQEIDRATRAAIADAGYGDFFIHRTGHGIGIEGHEHPYIVEGNELPVETGMTFSIEPGIYVPGEFGMRIEDIVAVGPDGIDELNRSDRSLRVVA
- the tkt gene encoding transketolase, whose amino-acid sequence is MTTDQLAVDTIRALAMDAVQRAESGHPGMPMGMADIAVVLWTRHLMVDPTDPHWHDRDRFVVSNGHGSMLLYSLLHLAGFDISMDDIRNFRQIGSPTPGHPERDQDRGIETTTGPLGQGFGTAVGMAIAEAHLRAVLGPELVDHRTYALVSDGDLMEGISSEAASFAGRLRLGRLVYLYDDNEISIDGDTDITFTEDVGARFAAYNWHVLDVDGHDREAVDQAITAAKADDRPSLIVCHTKIAHGAPTKEGTAEAHGNPLGEEEIAATKRGMGWPVDSKFEVPDEVYALFREAMVKGTAARKEWEGRRASASDEEWDAFFAPPPVEVGDLGFAVGASVATRKASGKAINAIAPFYPGLLGGSADLAPSTNTLIEGSPEFQDDYAGRNFRFGVREHAMGAAVNGMAIHGGLRPYGATFLTFNDYMRPATRLAALMHAPSIFIYTHDSVFLGEDGPTHQPIEHLASLRAMPNMWVIRPADAGEAGEAWEMALRRTDGPSCLILTRQGLPVLERPQGSLHLGGYVIRQGDDAVLVATGSEVWVALAAAERLVDAGISLRVVSLPCWEAFFEQDATYRESVLGPDLPRASLEAAATFGWERIVGSDGLAIGIDHFGESAPWEDLAKAYGFTPEAVAARVIEWLKSR